A genomic window from Streptomyces sp. NBC_00234 includes:
- a CDS encoding class I adenylate-forming enzyme family protein has translation MTDTAHALGASRTFWELVERRAAMSPDRPVLLQDDRTLTFGELRERCERVAAGLHGLGVRPGSVVAWQLPTRIETVLLSFALTRIGAVQTPVIPFYRDREVGFALRESKAEFFAVPGTWRGFDHTAMAHRLAAETDRPPLIFDAYASLPDGDPAVLPPPPAEGTAPRWIYWTSGTTSDPKGVLHTDRSLLAGGSCLAHALRLTADDVGSVAFPFAHIGGPDYAVMLLLYGFPAVLFEQFALPAALADYRRHGVTVAGGSTAFYSMFLTEQRKAPDRPLVPSLRLLAGGGAPKPPELYHAVVREMGVQLTHGYGMTEVPMITMGAPDDTAENLATTEGRPPAGMEIRITDQEGKPLPHGTDGEVRLRGEAVCQGYLNPGAAAPVFDSEGFLVTGDIGHLQESGHLTLTGRIKDVIIRKGENISAKEIEDLLHAHPGVGDAAVIGLPDPERGERVCAVVEQPAGAAPLTLAEITGHLRAQGLSVHKLPEQLEVLEALPRNEALRKVLKYKLRERFAREPFRPAASGGTDGAVRTPSGPPPVTRPAGSP, from the coding sequence GTGACCGATACCGCACACGCCCTGGGCGCATCCCGCACCTTCTGGGAACTCGTCGAACGCCGGGCAGCCATGAGCCCGGACCGCCCCGTGCTCCTCCAGGACGACCGCACCCTGACCTTCGGCGAGCTGCGCGAGCGGTGCGAACGCGTCGCGGCCGGCCTGCACGGGCTGGGGGTCCGGCCCGGCAGCGTCGTCGCCTGGCAGCTGCCGACCCGGATCGAGACGGTGCTGCTCTCCTTCGCGCTCACCCGCATCGGAGCCGTACAGACCCCGGTGATCCCCTTCTACCGGGACCGCGAGGTGGGGTTCGCGCTGCGCGAGTCGAAGGCGGAGTTCTTCGCCGTACCGGGCACCTGGCGCGGCTTCGACCACACCGCGATGGCGCACCGGCTGGCGGCGGAAACGGACCGTCCGCCGCTGATCTTCGACGCATACGCGTCACTGCCGGACGGCGATCCCGCCGTACTGCCGCCCCCGCCCGCGGAGGGCACGGCGCCGCGCTGGATCTACTGGACCTCGGGCACGACCTCCGACCCCAAGGGGGTGCTGCACACCGACCGCAGCCTCCTCGCGGGCGGCTCCTGCCTGGCCCACGCACTGCGGCTGACGGCGGACGACGTCGGCTCGGTCGCGTTCCCGTTCGCCCACATCGGCGGACCCGACTACGCCGTGATGCTGCTGCTGTACGGCTTCCCCGCCGTGCTCTTCGAGCAGTTCGCCCTGCCCGCCGCCCTGGCGGACTACCGGCGCCACGGCGTGACGGTGGCCGGCGGCTCGACCGCCTTCTACTCGATGTTCCTCACCGAGCAGCGCAAGGCCCCGGACCGCCCGCTCGTCCCCAGCCTGCGCCTGCTCGCGGGCGGCGGGGCGCCGAAGCCGCCGGAGCTGTACCACGCGGTCGTACGGGAGATGGGGGTGCAGCTGACCCACGGCTACGGCATGACCGAGGTCCCCATGATCACCATGGGTGCCCCGGACGACACGGCGGAGAACCTCGCCACGACGGAGGGCCGGCCGCCCGCCGGCATGGAGATACGGATCACGGACCAGGAGGGCAAGCCCCTGCCGCACGGCACGGACGGCGAGGTACGGCTGCGGGGCGAGGCCGTCTGCCAGGGCTATCTGAATCCCGGGGCCGCCGCCCCGGTCTTCGACTCCGAGGGTTTCCTCGTCACCGGTGACATCGGTCATCTCCAGGAGAGCGGGCATCTGACGCTGACCGGAAGGATCAAGGACGTCATCATCCGCAAGGGCGAGAACATCTCCGCCAAGGAGATCGAGGACCTGCTGCACGCCCACCCCGGGGTGGGCGACGCGGCGGTGATCGGCCTGCCGGACCCGGAGCGCGGGGAACGCGTCTGCGCGGTCGTCGAGCAGCCCGCCGGGGCCGCGCCCCTGACCCTGGCGGAGATCACCGGCCATCTGCGCGCTCAGGGCCTGTCGGTGCACAAGCTGCCGGAGCAGCTGGAGGTGCTGGAGGCGTTGCCGCGCAACGAGGCCCTGCGCAAGGTGCTCAAGTACAAGCTGCGCGAACGGTTCGCCCGGGAGCCCTTCCGGCCCGCAGCCTCCGGTGGGACCGACGGGGCCGTACGGACCCCGTCCGGTCCCCCGCCTGTCACGCGTCCGGCAGGATCACCGTGA
- a CDS encoding amidohydrolase family protein, which translates to MTELPRIVSVDDHVIEPPHLFSTWLPAKYRERGPQPLTAGIGELAYTGGKYVITMDPDGPPTDWWIYEDLKFPYKRNIAAVGFDRDDMTLEGITRAEMRRGCWDPAERLKDMDLNHVEASLCFPTFPRFCGQTFAEAHDKEVALACVRAYNDWMVEEWCGDSGGRLIPLCIIPLWDIGLAVAEIRRNAARGVRAVTFSEIPTHLGLPSIHSGYWDPFFAVCQETGTVVNMHIGSSSQMPAASPDAPPAVQAALSFNNAMASMMDFLFSGVLVKFPTLKLAYSEGQMGWIPYALERADDVWEEHRAWGGVRDLIPEPPSTYYYRQIFCCFFRDKHGVASLDVVGRDNATFETDYPHVDSTFPHTKEVALDHVKGLDDETIYKLMRGNAIRMLGLDLDR; encoded by the coding sequence ATGACGGAACTGCCTCGGATCGTCAGCGTCGACGACCATGTGATCGAGCCGCCGCACCTCTTCTCGACCTGGCTGCCGGCCAAGTACCGCGAGCGCGGGCCGCAGCCGCTCACCGCGGGCATCGGTGAGCTGGCGTACACGGGAGGCAAGTACGTCATCACGATGGACCCGGACGGGCCGCCCACCGACTGGTGGATCTACGAGGACCTCAAGTTCCCGTACAAGCGCAACATCGCGGCGGTCGGCTTCGACCGGGACGACATGACGCTGGAGGGCATCACCCGGGCCGAGATGCGCCGCGGCTGCTGGGACCCGGCCGAACGGCTCAAGGACATGGACCTCAACCACGTCGAGGCGAGCCTCTGCTTCCCGACCTTCCCGCGCTTCTGCGGCCAGACCTTCGCCGAGGCGCACGACAAGGAGGTCGCCCTCGCCTGCGTGCGCGCCTACAACGACTGGATGGTGGAGGAGTGGTGCGGCGACAGCGGCGGCCGGCTGATCCCGCTCTGCATCATCCCGCTCTGGGACATCGGTCTGGCGGTGGCGGAGATCAGGCGCAACGCCGCACGCGGGGTGCGGGCGGTGACCTTCTCCGAGATCCCCACGCACCTGGGGCTGCCGTCGATCCACAGCGGCTACTGGGACCCGTTCTTCGCGGTCTGCCAGGAGACCGGGACGGTCGTGAACATGCACATCGGGTCCAGCTCGCAGATGCCCGCCGCGTCCCCCGACGCCCCGCCCGCCGTGCAGGCCGCGCTCTCCTTCAACAACGCGATGGCCTCGATGATGGACTTCCTGTTCAGCGGGGTGCTGGTGAAGTTCCCGACGCTGAAGCTCGCCTACAGCGAGGGCCAGATGGGCTGGATCCCGTACGCGCTCGAACGCGCCGACGACGTGTGGGAGGAGCACCGCGCCTGGGGCGGGGTGCGCGACCTGATCCCCGAGCCGCCCTCCACGTACTACTACCGGCAGATCTTCTGCTGCTTCTTCCGGGACAAGCACGGAGTGGCGTCCCTCGACGTCGTCGGGCGCGACAACGCCACCTTCGAGACCGACTACCCGCACGTCGACTCGACCTTCCCGCACACCAAGGAGGTCGCGCTCGACCACGTCAAGGGACTGGACGACGAGACCATCTACAAACTGATGCGCGGAAACGCCATCCGCATGCTGGGTCTGGACCTGGACCGGTGA
- a CDS encoding acyl-CoA dehydrogenase, with amino-acid sequence MTDLSYSEEEQEFRARLRTWLAGALPGLPPKPSPDDWPGRRAYDTTWQRMLYDAGYAGLHWPVDAGGQGATPTRQLIFLEETEKAGAPYVGANFVGLLHAGPTVAAEGTAAQRSRWLPPVLRGEEIWCQGFSEPEAGSDLAALRTRAVRDGDHYVVSGQKIWTSHAEVADWCELLVRTDPEAPKHRGISWLAMPMDAPGVTVRPLRTLAGSTEFAEMFLDEVRVPVSHRVGEENDGWRVTMVTLSFERGTAFVGEVVACRRTLAALAADARATGRWDDPVLRRRLGRLNAEFGALWRLTQWNVSEAQRSGGVPGTGGSVFKLRYSQARQELYEAAAEVLGADASDLDREWVLDRLSSLSYTIAAGTSQIQRNIVAERILGLPKGR; translated from the coding sequence GTGACCGATCTGTCGTACAGCGAGGAGGAGCAGGAGTTCCGGGCACGGCTGCGCACCTGGCTCGCCGGGGCGCTCCCCGGGCTGCCCCCGAAGCCCTCGCCCGACGACTGGCCGGGGCGGCGGGCGTACGACACCACCTGGCAGCGGATGCTGTACGACGCCGGGTACGCGGGCCTGCACTGGCCGGTCGACGCGGGCGGGCAGGGGGCGACGCCGACCAGGCAGCTGATCTTCCTGGAGGAGACGGAGAAGGCGGGTGCCCCCTATGTCGGGGCGAACTTCGTCGGGCTGCTGCACGCGGGGCCCACCGTCGCCGCCGAGGGGACCGCCGCGCAGCGCTCCCGCTGGCTGCCGCCGGTCCTGCGCGGCGAGGAGATCTGGTGCCAGGGCTTCTCCGAGCCCGAAGCGGGCTCCGACCTGGCCGCGCTGCGGACCCGCGCCGTGCGCGACGGCGACCACTACGTCGTCAGCGGCCAGAAGATCTGGACCTCGCACGCGGAGGTCGCCGACTGGTGCGAGCTGCTGGTGCGTACGGACCCGGAGGCGCCGAAGCACCGGGGGATCAGCTGGCTCGCGATGCCCATGGACGCCCCCGGTGTCACCGTCCGCCCGCTGCGGACGCTCGCCGGGTCCACGGAGTTCGCCGAGATGTTCCTCGACGAGGTCCGGGTGCCGGTCTCCCACCGCGTCGGCGAGGAGAACGACGGCTGGCGGGTCACCATGGTCACCCTCTCCTTCGAGCGCGGTACGGCGTTCGTCGGCGAGGTCGTCGCCTGCCGGCGCACCCTGGCGGCCCTGGCCGCCGACGCCCGCGCGACGGGGCGGTGGGACGACCCCGTGCTGCGCCGGAGGCTCGGCAGGCTGAACGCGGAGTTCGGCGCCCTGTGGCGGCTCACCCAGTGGAACGTCAGCGAGGCGCAGCGCAGCGGGGGCGTGCCGGGCACCGGGGGCTCCGTCTTCAAGCTGCGCTACTCGCAGGCGCGCCAGGAGCTGTACGAGGCGGCGGCCGAGGTCCTCGGCGCCGACGCGTCCGACCTGGACCGGGAGTGGGTGCTCGACCGGCTCTCCTCCCTCTCGTACACGATCGCCGCGGGCACCTCGCAGATCCAGCGGAACATCGTCGCCGAGCGGATACTCGGCCTGCCGAAGGGGCGCTGA
- a CDS encoding acyl-CoA dehydrogenase family protein: MDFSLSEDQRALRSGMRELLTGRFGRERMRAAAESGEGVDRGLWAELGAAGFFALRLPEAEGGVGLGLPESVLLFEEAGRVLLPGPLVATHLAAGAVKGAAEGRAVVTVADGNGPVADLGDADGLLVLGDGVRLRAGEPLRDTVRAAVPVRSLDPLTPLHRPAGPVAGTEPLPSLSPHSLRREGALLTAAEQLGSAARTTEMAVQHARGREQFGAAIGSFQAVKHLCAEMLVRAELARAAVYAAAVTGDPAEAAGAKLLADEAAVRNARDCLQVHGGMGFTWEADVHLHLKRAWLRSGRWLTAAEAEEALAAGLGAADRADGGPDGSGGS; the protein is encoded by the coding sequence GTGGACTTCTCGTTGTCGGAGGACCAGCGGGCCCTGCGCTCGGGCATGCGGGAGCTGCTCACCGGCCGGTTCGGCCGCGAGCGGATGCGGGCGGCGGCGGAGAGCGGGGAGGGTGTCGACCGGGGTCTCTGGGCGGAGCTCGGCGCGGCCGGGTTCTTCGCGCTGCGGCTGCCGGAGGCCGAGGGCGGGGTGGGGCTCGGGCTGCCCGAATCCGTACTGCTGTTCGAGGAGGCGGGGCGGGTGCTGCTCCCGGGCCCCCTCGTCGCCACGCATCTGGCCGCCGGGGCGGTGAAGGGTGCGGCGGAGGGCCGTGCCGTGGTCACGGTCGCGGACGGGAACGGGCCGGTGGCGGACCTGGGGGACGCGGACGGGCTGCTGGTGCTCGGGGACGGGGTCCGCCTGAGGGCGGGGGAGCCCTTGCGGGACACCGTGCGCGCGGCGGTGCCGGTGCGGTCCCTCGATCCGCTCACGCCACTGCACCGGCCGGCCGGGCCCGTCGCCGGTACGGAGCCGCTGCCGTCCCTGTCCCCGCACTCCCTGCGCCGCGAGGGCGCCCTGCTCACCGCGGCCGAACAGCTCGGCAGCGCCGCGCGGACCACGGAAATGGCGGTTCAACACGCCCGTGGACGTGAACAGTTCGGCGCAGCGATCGGTTCCTTCCAGGCGGTCAAGCACCTCTGCGCCGAGATGCTGGTCCGTGCCGAACTGGCCCGCGCGGCCGTGTACGCGGCGGCCGTGACCGGGGACCCGGCCGAGGCCGCGGGCGCCAAGCTCCTGGCCGACGAGGCCGCCGTGCGCAATGCCCGGGACTGCCTCCAGGTCCATGGGGGCATGGGCTTCACCTGGGAGGCAGACGTCCACCTGCATCTGAAGCGGGCCTGGCTGCGCTCCGGAAGGTGGCTGACGGCGGCGGAAGCGGAAGAGGCTCTGGCGGCCGGTCTGGGCGCTGCGGACCGCGCGGACGGCGGGCCTGACGGCTCCGGGGGCTCATGA
- a CDS encoding ATP-binding protein: MQVLQVQLEVGPDPAEVGRARRWARSRLVGSGIGDDEPLAETLILLISELVTNAVVHTGCPAVLRMLFGSAGAVGTVRVEVADASGCPPQPRHAEGDDTNGRGLELVDGLADRWGWQPEGAGKQIWCEVDSGGPLTTPAAVVPAGPVVVQGALFGVQRTATGATGVPVAPVNGSGIAQSRNA; encoded by the coding sequence GTGCAGGTGCTTCAGGTTCAGCTGGAGGTCGGGCCGGATCCCGCGGAAGTGGGACGAGCCCGCAGATGGGCGCGGTCGAGGCTGGTCGGGTCCGGAATAGGAGACGACGAGCCACTCGCGGAGACGCTCATTCTGCTGATCTCCGAGCTGGTCACCAACGCGGTCGTCCACACCGGCTGTCCGGCTGTCCTGCGGATGCTGTTCGGCTCGGCCGGAGCGGTCGGGACGGTCAGGGTCGAGGTCGCGGACGCCAGCGGCTGTCCGCCGCAGCCGCGGCACGCCGAGGGTGACGACACCAACGGGCGCGGCCTGGAGCTGGTGGACGGCCTCGCGGACCGCTGGGGCTGGCAGCCGGAAGGCGCCGGGAAGCAGATCTGGTGCGAGGTCGACAGCGGCGGACCGCTGACGACCCCGGCGGCGGTGGTTCCGGCGGGGCCCGTGGTGGTCCAGGGAGCGCTGTTCGGCGTTCAGAGGACCGCGACCGGCGCGACGGGAGTGCCGGTGGCGCCGGTGAACGGCTCGGGCATCGCGCAGAGCAGGAACGCGTAG
- a CDS encoding cyclase family protein, giving the protein MSLPAEFHAIAKRVNNWGRWGADDEIGTLNLITADVVREAAATVRTGRRIPLALPLQQDGVQSGMIPGRVNPLHTMVQINQELFGPGTVATSDDAVTMGLQAATHWDALTHASHGGKIYNGRPADTVTAHGGAQFSSIASAPPLVSRGVLLDVARAHGVDRLPGDHAVTPEDLDAAEEFAGVRVGAGDIVLVRTGQIQVYLAGDKHAYAYPSPGLSVRTPEWFHARDVAAVANDTLTFEIFPPEIENLWLPVHALDLVEMGMLQGQNWNLETLSTACAEDRRYAFLLCAMPEPFTGATGTPVAPVAVL; this is encoded by the coding sequence ATGTCCTTGCCGGCCGAGTTCCACGCCATCGCGAAGCGGGTCAACAACTGGGGCCGCTGGGGCGCCGACGACGAGATCGGGACGCTCAACCTGATCACCGCCGACGTCGTACGGGAGGCCGCGGCCACCGTTCGCACGGGCCGCCGGATTCCGCTCGCGCTCCCGCTCCAGCAGGACGGCGTGCAGAGCGGAATGATCCCGGGGCGGGTCAACCCGCTCCACACGATGGTCCAGATCAACCAGGAGCTCTTCGGCCCGGGAACCGTCGCCACCAGCGACGACGCCGTGACCATGGGCCTCCAGGCGGCCACCCACTGGGACGCGCTCACCCACGCCTCGCACGGCGGGAAGATCTACAACGGCCGGCCGGCCGACACGGTCACCGCGCACGGCGGCGCGCAGTTCAGCTCGATCGCCTCCGCGCCGCCGCTCGTCTCGCGCGGGGTTCTGCTGGACGTGGCCCGCGCCCACGGCGTCGACCGGCTGCCGGGCGACCACGCCGTGACACCCGAGGACCTGGACGCGGCGGAGGAGTTCGCGGGCGTCCGGGTCGGGGCCGGTGACATCGTCCTCGTACGGACGGGGCAGATCCAGGTCTATCTGGCGGGCGACAAGCACGCGTACGCCTATCCGTCACCCGGCCTCTCGGTGCGCACGCCCGAGTGGTTCCACGCGCGGGACGTGGCCGCGGTCGCCAACGACACCCTGACCTTCGAGATCTTCCCGCCGGAGATCGAGAATCTGTGGCTGCCGGTGCACGCCCTCGACCTCGTCGAGATGGGCATGCTCCAAGGCCAGAACTGGAATCTCGAAACGCTGTCCACAGCCTGTGCGGAGGACCGGCGCTACGCGTTCCTGCTCTGCGCGATGCCCGAGCCGTTCACCGGCGCCACCGGCACTCCCGTCGCGCCGGTCGCGGTCCTCTGA
- a CDS encoding SDR family oxidoreductase codes for MGNFLAGKVVAVTGAGRGIGRAVARAAAADGARVVVNDYGVSVEGGEPTSEIAESVVEEIEAAGGEAVAVADDISTMAGGQRIVDTALARYGRIDGVVCVAGILRERMLFNMSEEEWDPVVATHLKGTFTVFRAASAVMRKQEGGGTLIGFTSGNHQGSVAQANYSAAKGGIISLVRSAALGLHKYGVTANAVAPVARTRMSANVPMELKEIGEPEDVAALVVYLLSERARAEGITGQVYTVAGPKIAVWAQPRELRAGYAEGAWTPERIADFLPGTVGVDPMPMLVRLEEMAAAAAAGARPNT; via the coding sequence ATGGGGAACTTCTTGGCAGGCAAGGTGGTCGCCGTCACGGGCGCCGGGCGCGGCATCGGGCGGGCGGTCGCACGCGCGGCCGCCGCCGATGGGGCGAGGGTCGTCGTCAACGACTACGGCGTCTCCGTCGAGGGCGGCGAACCGACCTCGGAGATCGCCGAATCCGTCGTCGAGGAGATCGAGGCGGCGGGCGGGGAGGCCGTCGCGGTCGCCGACGACATCTCCACGATGGCCGGCGGGCAGCGGATCGTGGACACCGCACTCGCGCGGTACGGGCGCATCGACGGCGTCGTGTGCGTGGCGGGCATCCTGCGGGAACGGATGCTGTTCAACATGTCCGAGGAGGAGTGGGACCCGGTGGTCGCCACGCACCTCAAGGGCACGTTCACGGTCTTCCGTGCCGCGTCCGCGGTGATGCGGAAGCAGGAGGGCGGCGGCACGCTGATCGGCTTCACCAGCGGCAACCACCAGGGCAGCGTCGCGCAGGCCAACTACAGCGCGGCGAAGGGCGGGATCATCTCGCTGGTACGGAGCGCGGCGCTCGGCCTGCACAAGTACGGGGTCACGGCGAACGCGGTCGCCCCGGTCGCACGCACCCGGATGTCCGCCAACGTCCCCATGGAGCTCAAGGAGATCGGCGAGCCGGAGGACGTGGCCGCGCTCGTCGTCTACCTGCTGAGCGAACGGGCCCGCGCCGAGGGGATCACCGGGCAGGTGTACACCGTCGCAGGACCGAAGATCGCGGTCTGGGCCCAGCCGAGGGAGCTGCGCGCGGGATACGCGGAGGGGGCGTGGACGCCGGAGCGGATCGCGGACTTCCTGCCGGGGACGGTGGGGGTGGACCCGATGCCGATGCTGGTGCGCCTGGAGGAGATGGCGGCGGCTGCGGCTGCGGGCGCCCGTCCCAACACCTGA
- a CDS encoding acyl-CoA dehydrogenase family protein: MDFRFGPEDDAFRARARSWLDAHAGAGRATGRDWERELGRDGWIGLGWEETGGPGYGNRRAGLTQQVVWAEEYARADAPARVGHIGENLLAPTLIAYGTEEQRRRFLPPVARGEALWCQGYSEPGAGSDLAAVRTAAVRDTRHGGYTVTGQKIWTSLALDADWCFVLARTEPGSARHHGLSFLLVEMDQPGRVEVRPIRQMSGTSEFNEVFFDGARAVEAVGGEGNGWTVAMGLLALERGVSTLVQQIGFAAELDRVLRAAVDGGAVTDPVLRARLVAQWAELKTMRWNALRTLGGTGGPGAPSVAKLLWGGWHQRLGELAVEIRGAAGAVGPHAWSPDSPYELDDVQRLFLFTRADTIYGGSDEIQRNIIAERVLGLPRETG, from the coding sequence GTGGACTTCCGCTTCGGTCCCGAGGACGACGCGTTCCGGGCGCGGGCCCGCTCCTGGCTGGACGCCCACGCCGGAGCCGGCCGCGCCACCGGCCGGGACTGGGAGCGCGAGCTCGGGCGGGACGGGTGGATCGGGCTCGGCTGGGAGGAGACCGGCGGGCCCGGCTACGGCAACCGGCGGGCCGGGCTGACCCAGCAGGTCGTCTGGGCCGAGGAGTACGCCCGCGCCGACGCCCCCGCCCGCGTCGGCCACATCGGCGAGAACCTGCTCGCGCCCACGCTGATCGCGTACGGCACCGAGGAGCAGCGCCGGCGCTTCCTGCCCCCCGTGGCCCGCGGCGAGGCGCTCTGGTGCCAGGGGTACAGCGAGCCGGGCGCCGGATCGGACCTGGCCGCGGTCCGGACGGCCGCGGTACGGGACACCCGGCACGGCGGGTACACCGTCACCGGCCAGAAGATCTGGACCTCGCTCGCCCTGGACGCCGACTGGTGCTTCGTCCTCGCGCGCACGGAGCCCGGTTCGGCCCGCCACCACGGGCTGTCGTTCCTGCTGGTGGAAATGGACCAGCCGGGCCGGGTCGAGGTGCGGCCGATCCGGCAGATGTCGGGGACCAGCGAGTTCAACGAGGTGTTCTTCGACGGGGCGCGGGCCGTGGAGGCCGTGGGCGGCGAGGGGAACGGCTGGACGGTCGCGATGGGCCTGCTGGCCCTGGAGCGCGGCGTCTCCACCCTCGTCCAGCAGATCGGTTTCGCCGCCGAGCTGGACCGTGTCCTGCGCGCCGCCGTCGACGGCGGCGCGGTCACCGACCCGGTCCTGCGCGCCCGCCTTGTCGCCCAGTGGGCCGAACTGAAGACCATGCGCTGGAACGCGCTGCGCACCCTCGGCGGCACGGGCGGGCCCGGCGCGCCCAGCGTCGCCAAGCTCCTCTGGGGCGGCTGGCACCAGCGGCTCGGCGAACTCGCCGTGGAGATCAGGGGCGCCGCGGGAGCCGTCGGCCCGCACGCCTGGTCGCCGGATTCGCCGTACGAACTCGACGACGTACAGCGCCTGTTCCTGTTCACCCGGGCCGACACCATCTACGGCGGCTCGGACGAGATCCAGCGGAACATCATCGCCGAGCGGGTGCTCGGCCTACCGAGGGAGACCGGATGA
- a CDS encoding Zn-dependent alcohol dehydrogenase: protein MRGVVFDGTRTEVVDDLVIRDPEPGEVLVAVAAAGLCHSDLSVIDGTIPFPVPVVLGHEGAGVVEAVGAGVTHVGPGDHVALSTLANCGACAQCDRGRPTMCRKAIGMPGRPFSRAGEPLFQFASNSAFAERTLVRAVQAVKIPESLPLTSAALIGCGVLTGVGAVLNRAKVGQGETVLVIGTGGIGLNVIQGARIAGAATIVAVDTNPAKEAVARQFGATHFLTSTEGVRDVLPTGADHAFECVGRTELIRQAIDLLDRHGQAILLGVPAASAEASFQVSSMYLDKSILGCRYGSSRPQRDIALYADLYREGRLLLDELVTETYPVEDFAKAADDAHHGRVARGVLVF, encoded by the coding sequence ATGAGGGGCGTCGTTTTCGACGGCACACGGACCGAGGTCGTCGACGATCTGGTGATACGCGATCCGGAACCCGGCGAGGTGCTGGTGGCCGTCGCCGCCGCGGGGCTGTGCCACAGCGACCTCTCGGTGATCGACGGGACGATTCCGTTCCCGGTGCCGGTGGTCCTGGGGCACGAGGGCGCGGGAGTGGTGGAGGCGGTCGGCGCGGGAGTCACCCATGTGGGGCCCGGCGATCACGTGGCGCTGTCGACCCTGGCCAACTGCGGGGCGTGCGCACAGTGCGACCGGGGCAGGCCCACGATGTGCCGGAAGGCGATCGGTATGCCGGGCCGGCCGTTCTCCCGTGCGGGGGAGCCGCTGTTCCAGTTCGCCTCCAACTCGGCCTTCGCGGAACGCACGCTGGTCCGCGCCGTCCAGGCGGTGAAGATCCCGGAGAGCCTGCCGCTGACCTCCGCGGCCCTGATCGGCTGCGGGGTGCTGACCGGGGTCGGGGCCGTGCTCAACCGGGCGAAGGTCGGCCAGGGGGAGACGGTCCTCGTGATCGGCACCGGCGGGATCGGGCTCAACGTCATCCAGGGCGCCCGGATCGCGGGCGCGGCGACGATCGTCGCCGTCGACACCAACCCGGCGAAGGAGGCGGTCGCCCGGCAGTTCGGCGCGACGCACTTCCTGACCTCGACGGAGGGCGTGCGCGACGTCCTGCCGACCGGTGCCGACCACGCCTTCGAGTGCGTGGGCCGGACCGAGCTCATCCGCCAGGCGATCGACCTCCTGGACCGGCACGGCCAGGCGATCCTGCTGGGGGTCCCGGCGGCGTCGGCCGAGGCGTCGTTCCAGGTCTCGTCCATGTACCTGGACAAGTCGATCCTGGGCTGCCGGTACGGCTCCTCGCGCCCGCAGCGCGACATCGCGCTCTACGCGGACCTGTACCGCGAAGGTCGGCTGCTGCTCGACGAACTGGTGACGGAGACGTACCCGGTGGAGGACTTCGCCAAGGCGGCGGACGACGCGCACCACGGGCGGGTGGCGCGCGGGGTGCTGGTGTTCTAG
- a CDS encoding GlxA family transcriptional regulator — MPHRIVVLALDGLLPFELGIPQRIFGRTLPAGPHGAGRKLYEVVTCSVRPPGTVRTDADFTITVEHGPEALASADTVIIPASYELGPVHAEGRLTEELAAAFAYIRPGTRMVSICTGGYVLAAAGYLDGRPATTHWSAADHFQKLFPRVLVDPDVLFIDDGDVLTSAGVAAGIDLCLHIVRRDHGTAVANEIARRTVVPPHRDGGQAQYIQRPVPEPQFATTTAARAWALDRLETPIQLRDMARQESMSVRTFTRRFREEVGVSPGQWLTLQRVERARHLLESTDLSIDQVARDAGFGTPTSLRQHLQATLGVPPTVYRRTFRSTAGERP; from the coding sequence GTGCCGCACCGGATCGTCGTCCTGGCCCTCGACGGGCTGCTCCCGTTCGAACTCGGCATCCCCCAAAGGATATTCGGCCGGACCCTGCCCGCCGGACCGCACGGCGCCGGCCGGAAACTCTATGAAGTCGTGACCTGCTCCGTCCGCCCTCCCGGCACCGTCCGCACGGACGCGGACTTCACGATCACCGTCGAGCACGGCCCGGAAGCCCTCGCGAGCGCCGACACGGTGATCATCCCCGCTTCGTACGAACTCGGCCCCGTCCACGCGGAGGGCCGGCTCACCGAGGAACTCGCCGCCGCGTTCGCGTACATCAGGCCCGGCACCCGGATGGTCTCCATCTGCACCGGCGGTTACGTCCTCGCCGCCGCGGGCTATCTCGACGGCAGGCCCGCCACCACGCACTGGTCGGCGGCCGACCACTTCCAGAAGCTGTTCCCCCGGGTCCTGGTCGATCCCGACGTTCTCTTCATCGACGACGGGGACGTCCTCACCTCCGCCGGGGTCGCCGCCGGGATCGACCTCTGCCTGCACATCGTGCGCCGGGACCACGGCACCGCCGTGGCCAACGAGATCGCCCGCCGCACCGTCGTCCCTCCCCACCGGGACGGCGGACAGGCGCAGTACATCCAACGCCCCGTGCCGGAGCCGCAGTTCGCGACCACGACGGCCGCCCGCGCGTGGGCACTCGACCGCCTTGAGACGCCGATCCAGCTGCGCGACATGGCCCGGCAGGAGTCCATGAGCGTCCGGACGTTCACCCGCCGCTTCCGCGAGGAGGTCGGTGTCAGCCCCGGCCAGTGGCTGACCCTGCAACGGGTGGAGCGGGCCCGGCACCTCCTGGAGTCGACGGACCTGTCCATCGACCAGGTGGCCCGGGACGCCGGCTTCGGCACCCCGACCTCCCTGCGCCAGCACCTGCAGGCGACGCTGGGCGTGCCGCCGACGGTCTACCGCAGGACGTTCCGCTCGACGGCGGGCGAAAGACCCTAG